A DNA window from Veillonellaceae bacterium contains the following coding sequences:
- a CDS encoding 3-deoxy-D-manno-octulosonic acid transferase, which translates to MHILYNILAVLLVIIAMPVFVFRLIRENGFGERLRQSFGFIPEETLARVAGKGAIWLHAASVGEIVATSPIVKEIRKEIPDAPIMISVVTASGYTMAKRIIKEADAIIFFPIDVPFLGSRVIDRIKPRVFLPVETELWPNFLKSARKHKLPVMMVNGRISDKSVERYRHLGSVLTDMMNTVSRFCMQSDIDKDYILRLGADPSRVVVTGNTKFDQTYTDVSQEQKNKLISEMGLVGSGPVILAGSTHKGEEEIIFRSFIAIKEAFPKAKLVIAPREILRTDEIINLAASHNFTAARRTALQQNPSAGHDVVILDTIGELGKIYSLGDIVFVGGSLIQHGGHNILEPAAHGKPIIVGPNMFNFKDSYFLFSNRGACVTVRDSTELTEQTLKILNNNEIRKAMSDETTAIINENRGAARKSAVYLKELLEAFKY; encoded by the coding sequence ATGCATATTCTCTATAACATCTTGGCAGTCTTACTTGTCATAATCGCCATGCCGGTATTTGTTTTCCGCTTGATTCGCGAAAATGGTTTTGGCGAACGGCTCCGCCAGAGTTTCGGCTTTATTCCTGAAGAAACACTGGCTCGTGTGGCAGGCAAGGGCGCAATTTGGCTGCACGCCGCATCAGTCGGCGAAATTGTTGCCACTAGCCCGATTGTCAAAGAAATCCGCAAAGAAATACCGGACGCACCCATCATGATTTCGGTTGTGACGGCCAGCGGGTACACTATGGCCAAACGGATCATCAAGGAGGCGGATGCCATCATATTTTTCCCGATAGATGTTCCGTTTTTGGGCAGCAGAGTAATTGATCGCATCAAGCCAAGGGTTTTTTTACCTGTCGAGACCGAGCTATGGCCTAACTTTTTAAAATCGGCCCGTAAGCACAAACTGCCTGTTATGATGGTCAATGGCCGCATCAGCGATAAAAGCGTGGAGCGTTATCGGCATCTAGGCAGTGTGCTTACTGATATGATGAACACTGTCAGCAGATTTTGCATGCAGTCGGATATTGACAAAGATTATATCTTGCGGCTAGGCGCTGATCCCAGCCGAGTAGTTGTTACCGGCAACACTAAATTTGATCAGACCTATACAGACGTAAGCCAAGAACAAAAAAACAAGCTGATTTCTGAAATGGGCCTAGTGGGCAGCGGGCCGGTGATTCTTGCCGGCAGCACCCATAAAGGCGAAGAAGAAATTATTTTTAGATCCTTTATTGCCATAAAAGAGGCCTTTCCTAAGGCCAAACTGGTTATTGCGCCGCGGGAAATTCTGCGCACTGATGAAATCATAAACTTGGCAGCAAGCCATAATTTTACGGCGGCGCGCCGAACGGCGCTGCAGCAAAACCCGTCTGCCGGACACGATGTTGTAATATTGGATACTATTGGTGAGCTAGGCAAGATTTACAGCCTTGGTGACATTGTTTTTGTCGGCGGCAGTTTAATCCAGCACGGCGGGCATAACATTTTAGAGCCAGCAGCCCATGGAAAACCAATTATTGTCGGCCCCAACATGTTCAATTTTAAGGACAGTTATTTCCTATTTTCAAACCGGGGCGCATGTGTTACAGTGAGAGATAGCACCGAATTAACAGAACAAACGCTAAAAATCCTAAATAATAACGAAATTCGTAAAGCTATGTCGGATGAGACAACTGCCATAATAAATGAAAACCGCGGCGCAGCGCGGAAAAGCGCAGTATATCTCAAAGAGTTGCTTGAAGCATTCAAATACTAA
- the lpxK gene encoding tetraacyldisaccharide 4'-kinase: MRQREKLQLYLYQLVHGEKPGILSAILLGVLRIFSFIYGLGVRVKLGLYSCGIKKQHKLDCTVISLGNITVGGTGKTPTAQQLAMIIRDMGYKVVILNRGYRAGWKGDIGLVSDGKKIFMSANEAGDEAYLLAKNLPGVPVVVGKDRAVTGEYAVKQLKADVVILDDGYQHWKLARDLDIVLIDTLNVFGNNFLLPRGTLREPLANLERAHAYLLTKVDQSSHNARNNIRNILARYNCIAPVVESIHNPRAFIEIEDWYKKGLRCTKINLEVVRGKRVMAFSAIGNPSSFEQTVADTGASAVEPVRFPDHHSYTMAEMQDVMQKAVDQGACALITTEKDAVKIPAEFIHSDRPLPMYILSIELDFVDGMEDLMLLIKKALKPQPNFNNVVPLRTARRRGIEASK; this comes from the coding sequence ATGCGCCAACGTGAAAAATTACAACTGTATTTATATCAATTAGTCCATGGCGAAAAGCCTGGTATCCTGTCAGCTATCCTGCTTGGGGTATTAAGAATTTTTTCCTTTATCTACGGCTTGGGCGTACGCGTTAAATTGGGCTTATACAGTTGCGGTATAAAAAAGCAGCATAAACTCGACTGCACAGTTATCAGTCTCGGCAATATCACTGTCGGCGGTACCGGTAAAACCCCGACCGCTCAACAACTGGCGATGATTATTCGTGATATGGGCTATAAAGTTGTTATTCTCAACCGGGGCTATCGTGCCGGCTGGAAAGGTGATATTGGGCTAGTATCGGACGGTAAAAAGATTTTTATGTCGGCTAATGAAGCTGGCGATGAAGCCTATTTGCTAGCTAAAAATCTGCCGGGCGTACCTGTTGTTGTGGGTAAGGACCGCGCTGTAACCGGCGAGTATGCGGTCAAACAGCTTAAAGCCGATGTTGTTATATTGGATGACGGCTATCAGCATTGGAAATTGGCCCGTGACTTAGATATTGTGCTTATCGATACCTTAAATGTATTCGGCAACAACTTTCTGTTGCCGCGCGGCACGCTGCGTGAACCACTCGCTAACCTTGAACGGGCTCATGCCTACCTTTTAACCAAGGTTGACCAATCCAGCCACAATGCGCGAAACAATATTAGAAATATCTTGGCTCGTTACAACTGCATTGCTCCGGTGGTCGAAAGCATCCATAATCCCCGAGCGTTCATTGAAATCGAAGACTGGTATAAAAAAGGTCTGCGCTGTACAAAAATCAATCTTGAGGTCGTGCGCGGCAAACGGGTAATGGCTTTTTCAGCCATCGGCAACCCATCTTCCTTCGAGCAGACAGTTGCCGACACCGGTGCCAGCGCAGTCGAACCTGTACGGTTCCCTGACCATCACAGCTATACAATGGCTGAAATGCAGGATGTTATGCAGAAAGCCGTCGATCAAGGGGCCTGCGCCCTTATAACAACTGAGAAAGACGCTGTTAAAATTCCCGCTGAGTTCATCCACTCTGATCGTCCATTGCCGATGTATATTTTAAGTATTGAACTTGACTTTGTTGACGGTATGGAAGATCTAATGCTCTTAATAAAAAAGGCTTTGAAACCTCAGCCGAATTTTAATAATGTTGTACCGCTTAGAACCGCACGCCGCCGTGGCATAGAGGCGTCGAAATAA
- the kdsB gene encoding 3-deoxy-manno-octulosonate cytidylyltransferase translates to MKVLCVIPARYSSTRLPGKPLADIAGKPMIQHVYERASKATRPEMVLVATDHQLVYDAVAAFGGKVMLTSPEHPTGTDRLAEVAQAYPDIDIIVNVQGDEPLIEPQIIDDLAGAFDNDDNLSMATLMTLMDESEYNNSSAVKVVTDLNGYAMYFSRSLIPFPRVKSEGFEVYKHIGIYAYRRDFLLKYAKLQPTPLEVSESLEQLRALEHGYRIKVLKTDFKSIGVDTPEDLDLINKLLLK, encoded by the coding sequence ATGAAAGTATTATGCGTAATACCGGCGCGGTATTCATCTACCCGTCTGCCCGGTAAACCGTTGGCTGATATCGCCGGCAAGCCGATGATTCAGCATGTCTATGAACGGGCAAGTAAGGCAACGCGTCCGGAAATGGTGCTGGTGGCGACCGACCATCAGCTGGTCTACGATGCTGTAGCCGCTTTCGGCGGCAAAGTTATGCTGACCTCGCCGGAGCATCCTACCGGAACTGACCGGCTAGCCGAAGTCGCCCAAGCTTATCCCGATATTGACATCATCGTCAATGTCCAAGGCGATGAACCCTTAATTGAGCCGCAAATCATCGATGATTTAGCCGGTGCCTTTGATAATGATGACAACTTGAGTATGGCAACGCTTATGACCCTAATGGACGAAAGTGAGTATAACAACTCGAGTGCTGTCAAAGTTGTAACTGACTTAAACGGTTATGCAATGTATTTTTCCCGGTCTCTTATTCCCTTCCCACGGGTTAAAAGCGAAGGATTCGAGGTGTATAAGCATATCGGTATTTACGCCTACCGGCGGGACTTCTTATTAAAGTATGCTAAGCTTCAGCCAACACCTCTCGAAGTTTCCGAATCGCTTGAACAGCTTCGTGCCCTTGAACATGGCTATCGGATCAAAGTCCTAAAAACTGATTTCAAATCGATCGGCGTTGATACACCGGAGGATTTGGACCTGATTAATAAACTACTCTTGAAATAA
- the kdsA gene encoding 3-deoxy-8-phosphooctulonate synthase — MNTVKIGSIEVGGKQPLALIAGPCVIEGYERSLKIGRAIKAIADRLGVPYIFKASFDKANRSSYKSFRGPGLEEGLAILDKIKAELKVPVVSDIHCMTQIESAAKVLDILQIPAFLARQTDLVYNAALTGKPVNVKKGQFMAPNDMKNVVGKILEAGNENILLTERGASFGYNNLVVDMRGLAIMRSFGYPIVFDATHSVQLPGGAGTSSAGQREFVEYLTRAAVGVGIDVLFMEVHDNPEEALCDGPNMLYIDQLEDLLKDVQAIDNVVRKHK, encoded by the coding sequence ATGAACACCGTTAAGATAGGCTCAATCGAAGTTGGCGGCAAACAGCCGCTGGCTCTAATCGCTGGACCTTGCGTTATTGAAGGCTATGAACGCTCGCTGAAAATTGGACGGGCCATTAAAGCTATTGCCGATCGGCTTGGCGTTCCCTATATTTTCAAGGCATCATTTGACAAAGCTAACAGATCATCATATAAATCCTTCCGGGGTCCTGGTTTGGAAGAAGGACTGGCCATTTTAGATAAAATCAAGGCTGAGCTAAAGGTGCCGGTTGTCAGCGATATTCACTGTATGACTCAAATCGAGTCAGCAGCCAAAGTGCTCGATATTCTCCAAATTCCGGCCTTTTTAGCACGCCAGACTGATTTGGTCTACAACGCCGCTTTGACCGGCAAACCTGTAAACGTAAAAAAGGGCCAGTTTATGGCTCCTAACGATATGAAGAATGTAGTAGGCAAAATCCTCGAAGCCGGCAATGAAAACATTCTGCTGACCGAACGCGGTGCCAGTTTTGGCTACAACAACCTTGTTGTAGATATGCGCGGCTTAGCCATAATGCGTTCATTCGGCTATCCGATCGTATTTGACGCCACTCATAGCGTCCAATTACCGGGCGGTGCCGGAACATCATCTGCCGGACAACGGGAATTTGTTGAATATCTGACCCGTGCTGCCGTTGGCGTCGGCATTGATGTGCTATTTATGGAAGTCCACGACAACCCCGAAGAAGCCCTCTGTGACGGGCCTAATATGCTCTATATCGACCAGCTTGAAGACCTCTTAAAAGATGTCCAAGCTATTGATAATGTAGTGCGGAAGCATAAATAA
- a CDS encoding KpsF/GutQ family sugar-phosphate isomerase has protein sequence MNIIEQARAVLKMEAEAIESLIPRINGQFTSAVRHIIECDGRVIVTGMGKSGHVGRKIAATLASTGTPAFFLHPAEAIHGDLGMVTADDIVLAISNSGETGEIIGIIPAIKRIGAHIVAMCGREQSTLVQNADVFLDIKVEQEACPLGLAPTSSTTATLAMGDALAIALLCAKNFTPEEFAIFHPGGALGRKLLLTVENVMHGGQDNPTITPDKTVKDALFVITDKGLGATSVIDETGKLMGILTDGDIRRGLERKGHDILDEKIGSLMTKTPRTITPDKLAAQALNIMEKNTPRPITVLPVVDKDNNAIGIIHLTDLLRRGVV, from the coding sequence ATGAACATCATTGAACAAGCTCGTGCAGTGCTTAAAATGGAAGCAGAGGCTATTGAGAGCCTCATTCCTCGGATAAATGGCCAGTTTACTTCAGCTGTCAGACACATAATCGAATGTGATGGCCGTGTTATTGTTACCGGTATGGGAAAATCAGGCCATGTCGGCCGGAAGATTGCCGCTACTCTCGCAAGTACTGGCACCCCGGCCTTTTTTCTACATCCGGCCGAAGCTATCCATGGCGATCTAGGCATGGTGACAGCTGATGATATTGTATTAGCAATATCCAATAGCGGCGAAACCGGTGAGATAATTGGCATTATCCCGGCTATCAAGCGTATTGGCGCCCATATTGTTGCCATGTGCGGCCGTGAACAATCTACTTTAGTGCAAAATGCCGATGTTTTTTTAGATATCAAAGTTGAACAAGAGGCTTGCCCCTTGGGTTTGGCTCCTACCTCGAGTACTACAGCTACGCTGGCAATGGGAGACGCCCTGGCGATTGCGCTGTTGTGCGCCAAAAACTTCACTCCGGAAGAATTTGCTATCTTCCACCCAGGCGGCGCACTAGGCCGCAAGCTGTTGCTGACAGTAGAGAATGTTATGCACGGCGGGCAGGATAACCCAACCATTACGCCTGACAAAACGGTCAAAGACGCGTTGTTTGTTATTACCGATAAAGGCCTTGGGGCAACCTCGGTTATTGATGAAACCGGCAAACTGATGGGGATTTTGACTGATGGCGACATCCGGCGGGGATTGGAAAGAAAAGGACATGATATCCTTGATGAAAAGATTGGCAGTCTTATGACCAAAACGCCGCGAACCATTACGCCTGATAAGCTGGCGGCTCAGGCGTTAAACATCATGGAAAAAAATACACCACGGCCAATTACCGTTTTACCGGTAGTAGATAAGGACAATAACGCAATTGGTATCATTCACCTTACTGACTTATTGCGCCGAGGAGTGGTATAA
- a CDS encoding HAD hydrolase family protein — translation MDIKARAAKIKLLVFDVDGVLTAGQLAIGPNGETMKQFYAQDGLGISAAHQVGIKTAIITGRKTEIVKFRGAELKIGDIYQGSVNKVEAMHELAAKHKLAMDEICYVGDDLNDLAVLLQVGFACAPANAVSEVKERVHYIASHQGGQGAVREIIELILKAQGKWQQVIDAYTKPANIETRQ, via the coding sequence ATGGATATTAAGGCCCGAGCCGCTAAAATAAAACTTTTGGTTTTTGATGTTGACGGCGTGCTTACTGCCGGTCAGTTAGCAATTGGCCCAAACGGCGAAACTATGAAGCAATTCTATGCCCAAGATGGCCTTGGCATATCAGCGGCTCACCAAGTCGGTATTAAAACGGCCATTATAACCGGCCGTAAAACTGAAATTGTAAAATTCCGCGGCGCCGAATTAAAAATCGGCGACATCTATCAAGGCTCAGTGAATAAAGTAGAGGCAATGCATGAACTTGCCGCTAAGCACAAGCTAGCTATGGACGAAATCTGTTATGTCGGCGACGACCTCAATGACCTGGCAGTGCTTTTACAAGTAGGCTTTGCCTGTGCTCCGGCTAATGCAGTATCCGAAGTTAAAGAACGCGTCCATTACATTGCCAGTCACCAAGGTGGTCAAGGCGCAGTTCGGGAGATAATTGAGCTAATCCTAAAAGCCCAAGGCAAATGGCAGCAAGTAATCGACGCTTACACCAAGCCGGCAAATATAGAAACAAGACAGTAA
- a CDS encoding lysophospholipid acyltransferase family protein, which yields MSNEWQYHLLKSISKIVCLLPYSAVLFLGKLLGKLYYHIAAKQRRRALAQLLDGTGISPEEGNIIIKKLFRNLGQTFLEVMYIPSLTPERIKKFVEIENRHYLADAVAEGRGVVFLTAHIGNWEWLGAALSMEGFPMTTVIKRQPNDQHTRILNDYRRMVGMEIFARGTTELVAAAKAMKKGKVLGFLADQDGGKDGLFIKFFGKMASTPLGPAVFARKFKAPVVPAFIVRRPEGGHRIIIQPPLYYENIGGDPESINKLTERMTKIIEDTIRQYPDEWLWFQKRWNTPFHEEASQVSTTSAAPLCKEGQVSGFEK from the coding sequence GTGTCGAATGAATGGCAATACCACCTACTAAAATCAATTAGCAAAATAGTCTGCCTGCTGCCTTACAGTGCAGTCCTATTCTTAGGCAAACTACTCGGCAAGTTGTATTATCATATTGCCGCCAAGCAGAGACGGCGCGCACTCGCGCAGCTCTTAGACGGAACAGGCATATCGCCTGAAGAAGGCAATATCATTATCAAAAAACTATTTCGCAATCTCGGTCAGACCTTCCTAGAAGTGATGTACATACCATCACTAACCCCTGAAAGAATTAAAAAATTTGTTGAAATTGAAAATCGTCACTATTTAGCGGATGCGGTTGCCGAAGGGCGCGGGGTAGTATTTCTCACTGCTCATATCGGCAATTGGGAGTGGCTGGGCGCGGCGTTGTCAATGGAAGGCTTTCCAATGACTACCGTTATCAAACGCCAGCCTAATGATCAGCATACTCGTATTCTAAATGATTACCGCCGAATGGTCGGTATGGAAATATTTGCGCGAGGAACTACTGAATTGGTGGCAGCCGCCAAAGCCATGAAAAAAGGTAAGGTGCTTGGCTTTTTGGCTGACCAAGACGGTGGAAAAGATGGATTATTTATAAAGTTCTTCGGCAAAATGGCATCCACGCCGCTGGGACCGGCTGTTTTTGCCCGCAAGTTTAAAGCACCGGTTGTACCCGCGTTTATTGTGCGCCGGCCCGAAGGCGGACATCGGATAATAATCCAACCGCCGTTATACTATGAAAATATCGGGGGTGACCCCGAGTCGATAAACAAACTGACTGAACGTATGACCAAAATCATTGAAGATACAATCAGACAGTATCCTGATGAGTGGCTTTGGTTCCAGAAACGCTGGAATACACCGTTTCATGAGGAAGCAAGCCAAGTATCAACCACGTCAGCTGCCCCGTTATGTAAGGAAGGACAGGTGAGCGGGTTTGAAAAATAA
- the lptC gene encoding LPS export ABC transporter periplasmic protein LptC produces MKNKKLWIIACAIILVIGSVYYFSADNDDQQQTAQDAGDTKPVFIGNEIIEEENGKRLWELKAERTEIDPQTKAVKMLNLKGTFYKDDGSSIQIIAPEANIDLNSKDILMVGNVKAITSDGATFTAREARWEGKKRYFYGTGGVTMTREDTVITGDKIESDANMEKVKVEGNARVVKGGAPK; encoded by the coding sequence TTGAAAAATAAAAAACTTTGGATTATCGCCTGTGCCATTATTTTAGTGATTGGCAGCGTGTACTATTTCAGTGCAGACAATGATGATCAGCAGCAGACAGCGCAAGACGCTGGCGATACTAAACCGGTTTTTATCGGTAACGAAATTATTGAGGAAGAGAATGGCAAACGCTTATGGGAGCTTAAAGCCGAGCGGACTGAGATAGACCCGCAGACTAAAGCAGTAAAGATGCTTAACCTCAAGGGCACTTTTTATAAAGACGATGGGAGCAGCATCCAAATAATTGCGCCTGAGGCAAACATAGATCTTAATAGTAAGGATATTTTAATGGTTGGCAATGTAAAAGCCATAACTAGCGATGGTGCCACCTTTACTGCTCGTGAAGCCCGGTGGGAAGGTAAGAAACGCTACTTCTACGGGACAGGCGGTGTTACCATGACGAGGGAAGATACCGTTATAACAGGTGACAAAATTGAAAGTGATGCCAATATGGAAAAAGTAAAAGTTGAAGGCAATGCCCGGGTAGTAAAAGGAGGGGCTCCTAAGTGA